The following coding sequences lie in one Glycine soja cultivar W05 chromosome 16, ASM419377v2, whole genome shotgun sequence genomic window:
- the LOC114389268 gene encoding uncharacterized protein LOC114389268, whose amino-acid sequence MGCVVSAPKDAGGNRRRPGSIGELSVYVPGLRIPKPVDFAQSLGDYLSKNIVERLSALRTRIVVMAGQEGPTITRTKRKTQHGGSTLADLLQALEDYLPVVLGLVKNGSHLQYKVQFTWVNQEDDKEETTMSNAWYEVLSVLHLMAMLSLSQANLLLFPRSSSSNGHLPKVSEESRRASVDIFLKAAGYLDCAVKHVLPQLPVELRRNLPVDLAEGVLRALCLQALGQAIDIQLGMAIDSTKATLAVKRRLACEMVKCWQQAQDNIMNLPLANGWGEKHCLFVKWKYVEAKAAAYYYHGLILDEGNTEKSHGMAVAALQAADEYFKESKKLCEAFNAASPLSRNSPPWGTMKYLSEKIPKDTSSKVRINRDLYSYERIMETAPTLPDFSLALKPDEYQLPQVDSSWRTENIKVGQTDPNHLKGDK is encoded by the exons ATGGGCTGTGTGGTGTCAGCTCCGAAGGACGCTGGTGGAAATAGAAGGAGGCCAGGGAGTATTGGTGAACTTTCAGTATATGTTCCTGGTTTGAGGATTCCTAAACCTGTTGATTTTGCTCAATCACTTGGTGATTATTTGTCCAAGAATATAGTGGAACGCCTGTCTGCTCTTAGAACGCGTATAGTTGTAATGGCTGGTCAAGAAGGTCCTACAAttacaagaacaaaaagaaaaactcagCATG GAGGTTCAACACTGGCTGACCTTCTGCAGGCTCTTGAGGATTACTTGCCTGTTGTTCTGGGATTAGTTAAGAATG GAAGCCATTTACAGTATAAAGTACAATTTACTTGGGTGAATCAAGAGGATGACAAAGAG GAAACAACCATGTCTAATGCTTGGTATGAGGTGTTGTCAGTTTTGCATTTGATGGCAATGCTATCACTATCACAGGCTAACTTGTTACTGTTTCCAAGATCATCATCCTCTAATGGTCATCTGCCAAAAGTATCAGAAG AAAGCAGACGAGCCTCTGTtgatatctttctaaaggctgcTGGGTATTTGGATTGTGCAGTCAAACATGTTCTTCCACAGTTGCCTGTGGAACTCAG GAGAAATTTACCTGTAGACCTAGCAGAGGGAGTTCTTCGAGCACTCTGTCTACAAGCATTAGGACAG GCTATAGATATACAACTTGGAATGGCAATTGATAGTACCAAAGCCACTCTTGCTGTGAAGCGTAGGCTTGCATGTGAGATGGTGAAATGTTGGCAACAG GCTCAAGATAACATTATGAATCTTCCGTTGGCAAATGGTTGGGGTGAAAAACATTGTCTTTTTGTGAAATGGAAATATGTTGAAGCAAAG GCTGCAGCATATTATTATCATGGTTTGATTCTTGATGAGGGAAATACAGAAAAATCTCATGGGATGGCTGTAGCTGCTTTGCAAGCAGCAGATGAGTATTTCAAAGAAAGTAAGAAGTTGTGTGAGGCATTCAACGCAGCATCTCCATTGTCAAG AAATTCACCACCTTGGGGGACCATGAAATATCTCTCTGAAAAAATTCCTAAGGATACTTCAAGCAAGGTGCGAATAAACCGCGATTTGTACTCTTATGAAAG GATCATGGAGACAGCACCAACATTGCCTGATTTTTCATTGGCCTTGAAACCAGATGAATATCAACTTCCTCAAGTGGACTCATCTTGGAGAACAGAGAACATAAAAGTGGGACAAACTGATCCTAACCATCTTAAGGGTGACAAGTGA
- the LOC114389266 gene encoding uncharacterized protein LOC114389266 translates to MEEEQRVAQVELAKQRCKCVIDAINSLPCSTNITVSCRRTLLKLARAELAFLSRRSSSSVPLSVNIGHLETVVHILQQPFVTGVSRVCKPIPLSPSVSSEERRHSPLNNIHVDVVCTLNKKPVWIIVSDRNPEYISWDRCHKSKGLKLRIEEVLAAAQSNLTLRPSSVILFFANGLPTQIYNKLRDEFGGSEIWLDFSVFSSDMLEETEGDWINVIARSYRNACVLEINPADGKDVEGTKSGCSVQGSTVDSSQLEPSVGKAETQPQLGEENARSGDSFHLELSVDEAETQAQPTEENARINLGVMFCSILMGMKLSSMESKACESSNPGNLLGETDLVNFDTTALIALVSGISNGGTEKLLATPESGMRQRFKGNYDFVIGQIMSEIQNPIHMEFDRILRGKNGLICESVLMEFKELVSMCGGPNEKLRADWLINCLRVVPDTPSERMMGLPSTRKLALKNKVVFGTGDHWHAPTLTANMAFVRAVSQTGMSLSTIEHRPRALTGD, encoded by the exons ATGGAGGAGGAACAGAGGGTTGCACAAGTGGAATTGGCGAAGCAGAGGTGCAAGTGCGTCATTGATGCCATTAACAGTTTACCTTGTTCCACCAACATCACTGTCTCGTGCAGGCGAACCCTCCTCAAGTTGGCACGTGCCGAGCTCGCTTTCCTCTCTCGCCGCTCTTCTTCTTCCGTGCCCCTCAG TGTCAACATCGGGCACCTCGAAACAGTTGTACATATTCTCCAGCAACCCTTTGTAACTGGAGTTTCTCGAGTTTGCAAGCCAATCCCTCTCTCACCTTCAGTTAGCAGTGAGGAGAGGCGCCATTCTCCTCTTAATAACATCCATGTTGATGTGGTTTGTACCCTCAACAAGAAGCCTGTCTGGATTATAGTATCTGACAGAAATCCAGAGTACATTTCTTGGGATCGATGCCATAAAAGTAAGGGTTTAAAGCTACGTATTGAAGAAGTCCTTGCTGCTGCCCAGTCTAACTTAACATTAAGACCTTCCTCAGTTATTCTTTTCTTTGCCAATGGGCTTCCAACCCAGATTTACAATAAACTTCGAGATGAGTTTGGGGGATCTGAAATTTGGTTGGATTTCTCTGTTTTCAGTTCTGACATGTTGGAAGAAACTGAAGGTGACTGGATAAATGTTATTGCAAGATCTTACAGAAATGCATGTGTCCTTGAAATCAACCCCGCTGATGGCAAGGATGTTGAGGGTACAAAGTCTGGATGTAGTGTTCAAGGTTCAACTGTGGACTCTTCCCAACTAGAGCCTTCAGTAGGAAAAGCTGAAACTCAGCCACAACTAGGGGAAGAAAATGCTAGAAGTGGGGACTCCTTTCATCTTGAGCTTTCAGTAGATGAGGCCGAAACTCAAGCACAGCCTACTGAAGAGAATGCCAGAATAAACTTGGGGGTTATGTTCTGTTCCATTCTTATGGGAATGAAACTAAGTTCAATGGAGAGTAAAGCTTGTGAATCTTCTAATCCTGGGAATCTTTTAGGTGAGACTGATCTGGTAAATTTTGATACAACAGCTTTGATAGCTCTTGTATCAGGAATTAGTAATGGTGGAACAGAGAAACTTTTGGCCACTCCAGAGAGTGGAATGAGGCAGCGGTTTAAGGGAAACTACGATTTTGTGATTGGTCAA ATAATGTCTGAAATTCAAAACCCAATCCATATGGAATTTGATAGAATCCTACGTGGGAAGAATGGCCTAATTTGTGAGAGTGTTCTTATGGAATTTAAGGAGTTAGTATCAATGTGTGGAGGGCCCAATGAGAAACTGAGAGCTGACTGGTTAATAAATTGTCTCAG GGTTGTTCCTGATACTCCCTCAGAACGCATGATGGGCCTCCCATCAACTAGGAAGCTGGCATTGAAAAACAAGGTTGTCTTTGGCACTGGTGACCATTGGCATGCCCCAACTTTAACGGCAAATATGGCATTTGTTAGAGCTGTTTCACAGACGGGAATGTCCCTTTCTACCATCGAACATAGACCAAGGGCCTTAACTGGTGATTAG